A window from Salvia miltiorrhiza cultivar Shanhuang (shh) chromosome 2, IMPLAD_Smil_shh, whole genome shotgun sequence encodes these proteins:
- the LOC131013383 gene encoding uncharacterized protein LOC131013383 → MRMKKIIDSFLSEQRRKKSFYALISLLSLCLLAYNSASIFCTQVPISPKTPPEPAIFLPENVAGKSRKFFSIPSSDNLPPLKAHLPLLHKNHNFLLSTKTIDPKRRTRRKFAKVKPFQVRVKQFFNKNSSHSCCESRFFMTWISSAESFGEREMFAITSLFKTHPNGCLVIASESLDSRIGRQILKPLLNEGFRLTSISPDFDYLFKGTPAELWYNQLMQGNVNPGEVALGQNLSNLLRLGLLYRFGGIYLDTDVIMLKSLGSLRNVIGAQTADLESGNWSRLNNAVMIFDEGHPLVFKFIQEFALTFDGNKWGHNGPYLVSRVVSRVGGRPGYNFTVLPPMAFYPVDWSKVRGLFEGPRSLSHSKWLLAKLKQIRSQSFAVHLWNKHSRGFEVEKGSVIQHLMFGYGVE, encoded by the coding sequence ATGAGAATGAAGAAAATCATTGACAGTTTCTTGTCTGAGCAGAGAAGGAAGAAATCTTTCTACGCTTTgatttctcttctctctctctgcctcCTAGCCTACAACAGCGCCTCCATTTTCTGCACACAAGTCCCCATCTCCCCTAAAACCCCGCCGGAGCCCGCCATCTTCTTGCCCGAAAATGTCGCCGGCAAATCAAGAAAGTTCTTCTCCATCCCCTCCTCGGATAACCTGCCGCCTTTGAAAGCCCATTTGCCCCTTTTGCACAAGAATCATAATTTCTTGCTCTCCACTAAAACAATCGATCCAAAGAGGAGAACAAGGCGTAAATTTGCAAAGGTGAAGCCTTTCCAAGTTAGAGTGAAACAGTTTTTCAACAAGAATTCATCACATTCTTGCTGCGAGTCTCGCTTTTTCATGACTTGGATCTCATCGGCTGAGTcctttggagagagagagatgtttgCCATAACCAGTTTGTTCAAGACGCATCCAAATGGATGCTTGGTCATAGCTTCGGAATCGCTCGATTCAAGAATTGGGAGGCAAATCTTGAAACCCTTGTTGAACGAGGGCTTTAGATTAACCTCAATTTCGCCAGATTTCGACTATCTGTTCAAGGGCACTCCAGCAGAGCTGTGGTACAACCAGTTGATGCAGGGAAATGTGAATCCTGGTGAGGTTGCATTAGGGCAGAATCTCTCCAATTTGCTTAGGTTGGGATTGCTGTATAGATTTGGTGGGATTTACTTGGACACTGATGTGATAATGCTCAAGAGTTTAGGGAGTTTGAGAAATGTGATTGGTGCTCAAACTGCTGATCTTGAATCAGGAAACTGGAGCAGATTGAACAATGCTGTGATGATCTTTGATGAGGGGCATCCACTTGTGTTCAAGTTCATCCAAGAATTTGCACTCACCTTTGATGGGAACAAGTGGGGCCACAATGGGCCCTACTTGGTGTCGAGAGTGGTGTCGAGGGTGGGTGGCCGGCCGGGGTACAACTTCACGGTGCTGCCGCCCATGGCGTTCTACCCCGTGGATTGGAGTAAGGTCCGGGGCCTGTTTGAAGGGCCCCGGAGCCTCAGCCACTCCAAGTGGCTGCTCGCGAAGCTCAAGCAGATTCGGAGCCAGAGCTTCGCGGTGCATCTTTGGAATAAGCACAGCAGAGGGTTTGAAGTTGAGAAGGGGAGTGTCATCCAACACCTCATGTTTGGTTATGGTGTTGAGTGA
- the LOC131008443 gene encoding uncharacterized protein LOC131008443: MESGGDRCSDLFGEMTEEARTGVGARVSEAAVKGELERVTAGDGSEACGRGGGGRRVRKRRAGNGGGLTEEARTGVGGRVSEAAVKGELERERAGDGSEACGRGGGGRRVRKRRAGNGGGLTEEARTGVGGRVSEAAAKGELERKTAGDGSEAAGEACGRGGGGRRVRKWGRVEEVGEAAGEEMGEAAGERE, translated from the coding sequence ATGGAGTCCGGCGGCGATCGGTGCAGCGACCTATTCGGCGAGATGACAGAGGAGGCGAGAACTGGAGTGGGTGCTCGGGTGAGTGAGGCGGCGGTGAAAGGCGAACTGGAGAGGGTGACGGCCGGAGATGGGAGCGAGGCGTGcgggagaggcggcggcggccggcggGTGAGGAAGCGGCGAGCTGGAAATGGGGGAGGGTTGACAGAGGAGGCGAGAACTGGAGTGGGTGGTCGGGTGAGTGAGGCGGCGGTGAAAGGCGAACTGGAGAGGGAGAGAGCCGGAGATGGGAGCGAGGCGTGcgggagaggcggcggcgggcgGCGGGTGAGGAAGCGGCGAGCTGGAAATGGGGGAGGGTTGACAGAGGAGGCGAGAACTGGAGTGGGTGGTCGGGTGAGTGAGGCGGCGGCGAAAGGCGAACTGGAGAGGAAGACGGCCGGAGATGGGAGTGAGGCGGCAGGCGAGGCGTGcgggagaggcggcggcggccggcggGTGAGGAAATGGGGGAGGGTTGAGGAAGTGGGGGAGGCGGCGGGTGAGGAAATGGGGGAGGCGGCGGGTGAGCGTGAGTGA